The DNA sequence TGCGCAGCGGCATCACCGCCCGGGCCGAGCGGGCCAGCCAGTCGTTTGACCAGGCGCTGGAGGCCAGCGCCGCCAACATTCCGTTGAAACGGGTCGGCGACCCCCAGGAGATGGCCAACGTCATCGTCTTTCTGGCCTCGGAAGCGGCCAGCTATGTCAACGGAGTCAGTATCCAGGTTGACGGCGGGGTGGTGCGCGGGCTGCTGTAGCGGGGATGTCTGCATGGACGCCATTGCGTCGGCCGCAATTGAGGCGGCCAAAGCCGGCGGGGAAATCGCCCAGCACTATTTCCGCACAAACCTCAGCGTTGAAACCAAGGCGGATCGCACGCCGGTCACCCGCGCCGACCGTGAGAGCGAGGCGTGTATCACCCGCCTCCTGAGTCAGCGCTTCCCGGACCACGGTTTTCTGGGCGAAGAGCTGGGTGAGCGGCCGGGCAGGGGCGACGCGCGCTGGATCATCGATCCGATTGACGGCACCAAGAACTTCATTCGCGGCATCCCGTTTTTTGCCGTTTTGATCGCCCTGGAAGAGGCCGGCCAGATCACGGCCGGGGTGATGTATGCGCCGGCACTGGGCGAGCTGCTGTACGCCCGACACGGCCTGGGGGCGTTTGTCCAGGGCCAGGCGGCGTCAGCCAGTGACCGGCGGGTACGGGTGTCGGATGTCGAACACCTGGACCGGTCCATGCTCATCCACGGCGGCTTGAACGACCTGAAAAGCCGTCCCTGCTGGCCGGCCTTTTTAGCCCTGGTGGACGCGACCGCCCGGCAGCGCGGGTTTGGCGATGCGCTCGGCCACAGCCTGGTGATCGGCGGCCAGGCCGAGGTCGTGCTTGAGCCGGAGATCAAGCCCTGGGATGTGGCGCCGACCAAGATTCTTGTGACCGAGGCGGGCGGGCGCTATTCTGACTTCAGCGGCAGCCCTTCGATTTATAGCGGCACCGCGGTGATCTCAAACGGACGGGTGCATGACGCCGTCATCGCCAGACTGCAAGAAAAAAGGGGAGAGTAACTATGGATACGCCAATCGAAATCATCGAGTTCTCTGACTATCTGTGACCCTGGTGCTATCCTGCGGCCGTGCGCCTGCAAAAGATCAAACAGCACTACGGCGATAAAGTCCGCATCAAGTGGCACCCGTTTGCCCTGCGTCCACAGTATGACTCCCGGCCGTTTCAGTTTCGCGACAGCTATGCCGAGAATGCCTGGAAACGCGCCTCGGCGCTGGCCGAACCGGAAAACCTGTCCTACACCATGTGGCCGCACGAGGAGTTTCCGCGCTGGAGTATGCCGGGCCTGGAGGCTGGTGTGGCCGCCCAGCACCAGGGCGAGGGGCTGTTTCTGAACTTCCATACCCAGCTCTTCCGGTCCTTTTTCATCGACAGCAAGAGTCTCATCGACAAGGACAACCTCGTTGCCGTGGCCCGGGCGTGCGGCCTGGATATGACCGCCTTTCTGCGCGACATCGAGGACAATACCTTTCAGGATCAGGTCCGTCAGCAGTGTGTTGAGGCGGTTGATAGCCACCTGGTCAGTGCGGTGCCGACGGTCATCATGGGCGGCAAGAGGCGCCAGATCGGCATGGTGCCGGAAGAAGCCTACTGGCAGGATCTGGCCGCCCTGGGGCTAGAGCGATAGGCATGGACGCTGAATCCGACCTCACCTGTGAAATAGACTCTGAAGCAGTCTTGTATTTTCGCAACGAGTTCCCTGAGGCCAGAGCCGCCGCTTTGAAAGACGCAGAGGGTTATCAACAAATCCTGTTCGTACTGGAACGCCTCGGCGCGTATATGTTTGGAGGAGGGTGTTACGAAGAACATGAACATAGTGAAGAGTCCAGAGGTCTCGACGACATATCCCCCAAGAGAGGCTGCTGTGCATTGAGGAGGCGTGGTAGCGGAGAGCGTTCGGCGCACTAGCACCCCTGTCCCGTCAGACGGACGGAGTGCATCTCCCCTCCTCGCAGGGGTGGCCCGAAGGGTCGGAGTGGGTTGTTCTGCGCACGTCACCCCCCACTATTTTCCGGGCGAGGAGCCGCCTTCTAATAAGCTGAGCTGTGTTTGACCCCCTTTGATTTTTTCATCAGTGCTCTGTTCTTCCGAGAAAAATCTGAGTTTTGAATCCTCCCAGTATTCCTCATTCTTCTCGACAGACATCCACTGTCGGCCCAGTTCTTCAGCTACCATCCCGGTCGTGTTGGAACCGGCGAACGGATCAAGAACCAGGGCGTCGGGATCCGTACAGAAATTGATGAAAAACCGAGGGAGTTCAGCTGGGAATCGAGCAGGATGACTCTTTCTCCCCGCTGCCTTCAGTCCGTGCAGATACGCGCTGTTGCTTTCGTTGTTGCCACATTGAATGAGATTAGGGGGAATTGATCCGCCTTTATGGTCTGCAAAGCTTTTTTTAATCACATGTCCCGACGGGCGACGGGTTGCAGAAACGCCACGCTTTATGAGGCGGAGCATATCCTTAGAGTACGGCTGCAAAACGTTTTTATTACAGGCTTTAGGAGAAGCCGTCTTGCCCAGCCAGTAGATATATTCAACAGAATCCTTGACACGAATCCTGCGGACGTTGACCCATTCGGCAGGGGCGGGAATCTTCGCCGGATTATACCAGAAAAATTCCTGGCACAGTTTGAATCCTAAGTTATCGCACAGATGGAGAAGGAGACGGAAGTGATACAGGGAGCGCGTTGGGTTTCCGGGGGTCCACGCTCCACCGATGTTGAGGGCAAAGCTTCCCTCCGGTTTCAAGACCCGTCTGATCTGCTCACAAAACGGACTGATCCAGTCAATATAGCTCTCTTGGTCGGCATTCCCATATTCTTTCTTGAAATGGAGGGCATAGGGTGGCGACGTGACAACGAGGTCAACGGAATCATCCTTCAGCTCCGAAAGGATGTTGATTGCATCGGCGCAGTACGCCGTACCGAGGGGCGTTTTGTAATGCTTCTTCATCTCGGTTTGTCCTCAAGGAGGGCGGTGAGGGAACTGTACCACGGAGGACCAAAATCGGAACCTGGCAACGGAACCCTGTGCATGACGGCGAGCTTGTGAGGATACCTGGTGTGTCTCGTCAGGTGCCGTGAGCGAATGAACATGAAATCAGTCCATTGATGGCGTCGAGCAGTTCTGCTGCTGTCAGGTCATATTCGTGTTCAAGCGGGTGTGGCATGAAGGGCTTCTTTTGTGGTCGAGCGTGACGTCCTCAACCAAGGTGCTCTGATACGAGCAAACAAGGTGTCTGATGTGTTTTTCTCTCCATCCTTACCGGAGGGCGAAGATAAGGCGAATATGAGTCTTTGTCAAGCTTTCTCTCCTCCGAATGGCTTTCACGTCAAGTCTGTCTGGAATATGGACACCGTACTGGTGCGCTTTGGCCGTCCCTTTGGTATAGGCTAAAGCCTGCCGGGCGCTCTTCAGAATCCTGCGTCCTACCTTACTCACGGTGTTTTGCCTCCTGCTTTATAGGCCGCAGCGATTTCCGCTAAGATAGCTCACAGTTCATCACACTCCTCTGCTTGACAGACGATTTGTGGTCTTTCAATCTGTGCGGTAAAGAGGGTTCAAGAGGCAAAAGGAGCGAGCATGATTTCCCTGAGCGTGAACGGAACCGAACATCGTCTTGAGGTCAGCCCCGACATGCGCCTGCTGTGGGTGCTGCGGGATATCCTGGGGCTGACCGGCACCAAGTTTGGCTGTGGCATGTCCCAGTGCGGGTCGTGTACCGTCCACCTGGACGGCGAGGCGGCGCGCTCGTGCGTCATCCCGGTCTCGGTTGCCGCAGGCAAAAACATTACAACCATAGAGGGCCTGTCCAAAGACGGCAGCCACCCTTTGCAGCGGGCCTGGGTTGAGCACCAGGTGCCGCAGTGTGGCTACTGTCAGACGGGCATGATTATGTCTGCGGCCGCCCTGCTGGCAAAAAATCCTAAGCCGACCGATGCCGATATCGACGGATCGATCACCAATATCTGCCGCTGCGGCACTTACGCGCGGATTCGAGCCGCGATTCACACCGCAGCCGGAAAGCCGGCCTCAGACACGGGAGCGAGCGCGTGACCCATCTAATGAATGCCATCGAGATATACTCCAGGCGTGAGTCTCTATCGGATGCCGCAAGGCGTTGAACACAGGAGGCGACGATGAAACAGCTATCCCGTCGTGCATTTCTGTTACGGTCCGCCGCGGTCGGTGGCGGCCTGCTGCTGGAAGTCGTGCTGGCCGACCGCGGCGCGGCCGAGACCGGGCAAGCGACCGTCGAGCAGAGCCCGGAGGTCACAGCCTGGATCCTGGTCCACCCGGACGACACGATTACCATTCGGGTGGCCCGGGTGGAGATGGGCCAGGGCAGTTTCACCGGCCTGCCGATGCTGGTCGCCGAAGAGCTGGCCTGCGACTGGAGCAAGGTGCGGGCCGAGTATGCGTCCACCAGCGAACACCTGAGACGCGGGCGTATTTTTCACACCATGGCGACCGGCGGGAGTCGGTCAATCCGGGACAGCCAGGAGTATCTGCGCCAGGCCGGGGCGGCGGCCCGGATGATGCTGACTGAGGCGGCAGCCCTACACTGGGGAGTGCCGCTCTCAGAGTGTGTGGCCGAGAACAGCTTGGTCAGCCACCCACCGACCCAGCGTCAGCTGAGTTTTGGGGTGGTGGCGGCCGATGCGGCCAGGCTGCCGATCCCCGCCGACCCGCCGCTCAAGGATCCCGCGACCTGGAAACGGCTCGGCCAGCCTGCGGCCCGGTTCGATATCCCGGACAAGGTGACCGGCACGACCGCATATGCGATTGATACCCGGCTGCCGGGCATGGTCTACGCGTCGATTGCCCAGTGCCCGGTGTTCGGCGGCCGGCTGAAAAGCGCCCAGGCCGAAAAAATTGCCGATATGCGCGGATTTATCAAAGTCCTGCCCCTGGAAGACGCGGTCGTGGTGGTGGCCAAAGAGAGCTGGTGGAACGCCCATCAGGCGCTCCGCGCCCTGCCGATTGAGTGGGACTTTGGCGACAACGCCACGGTTAGCAGCGCCAGTATCATGGACTTCCTGCGTGAGGGCCTGGACCTTGAAACCGCTCCCGTCTCACGCCACCAGGGCGATGTGGATCAGGCCTTCGCCAGTGCGGCCAAGACGGTCGAGGCCGAGTACTACGCGCCGTATCTGGAACACGCCACCATGGAGCCTCAGAACTGCACCGTGCTGTATACCGACGCGCGGGTCGATGTCTGGGCGCCGGCTCAGAACAGCGAGGCCACCGTGGCGGTGACGGCCGAGACGGCCGAGGTGCCGGTTGATCGGATTGAGGTCCATAAGGTCGATCTGGGCGGCGGCTTTGGCCGCCGGGGGCTGTATATCGAGTTTGTACGCCAGGCTGTCATGATCGCCAAAACCATGCCCGGCACCCCGGTCCAGCTGATCTGGTCCAGAGAAGAGGATATCCAGCACGGCCGCTATCGACCGGTCGCGCTGGTCCGCATGAGGGCCGCCCTGGATGCTGCGGGTGAGCCCAGCGCCTGGTATGTGCGCCAGGCCGAGCAGTCGATTTTCAGCACGGTGCGTCCCGGTCTGGTCCGGGACGGGGTTGACATGGTCGGGGTGCGGACCTTTGCCGACGCGCCCTACGCCTTCCCCAATGTCCACATGGAATACGCCATGCGCAACACCCATGTGCCACCCGGACCGTGGCGGGCGGTGGCCCATACCCACAACCCCTTCTTTCGGGAGTGTTTCATTGATGAGCTGGCCCAGGCTGCGGGCCAGGACCCGTATCGGTTTCGCCGCAAACTTCTGGCCGGGGCGCCGAAAGACCTGGCTATTCTTGATGCGGTGGCCGAGGCTGCGGACTGGGACACCGCGCCGCCACAGGGGGTCCACCGCGGTATTGCCGTGCAGGACGCCTATGGCAGCTATACCGCAGCCGTTATCGAGGTGTCGGTCAACGACGCGGGCGCCCTCCATATCGACCGGGTGCTGGTCGGCATCGACTGCGGCTATGTCGCCAACCCCGACTCGGTGCGGGCTCAGCTCGAAGGTAGCGTGGTGTACGGGCTGACGGCCGCGCTGTACGGCGAGATTACGATCAAGGACGGCCGGGTTGAACAGTCCAATTTCCATGACTACCAGATGATGCGGATTGCCGAGATGCCCAAGGTTGAGACGATCCTGGCTCCCAGCGGTGGTTTCTGGGGCGGGGCTGGAGAGCCGGGCATGTCCCCGCTGGCGCCGGCGCTGTGCAATGCGATTTTCGCTGCTACCGGTAAGCGCATCCGCTCCCTGCCGCTCAAGCAGCATGATGTACGCTGGGCATAGATGACTGCCTCGTTCAATCATTCAGCGTGCGGGCGACTGCCGCGCCGCCGCCTGCTGGGCCTGCTGACGGGCCTACCGCTGGTGTCGCTGCTCAGGCCGCGCCCGGTTCGGGCGGTCGAGCCCGACCAAGCCATCACCCAGCGTATATTGCCGAAAAATCTGAGGCCGCTCATTCGTGACGCCACCGGCGGCGTGCCGCCCCGGCGCGGGCGGGTCAGGCTCAGCCTGCCGACCCTGGCCGAGAGCGGGAATTCGGTACGGCTCAAGGTCGAGGTCGAGAGCCCGATGACGGCGGCCGCCTATGTGCGCCAGATCCACATCTTCTCGGAAAAAAATCCTCGCCCGCTTATTGCCCGCTTCTCTCTCGGCCCGCGTGCCGGACGGGCCGAGGTGAGCACACGGATTCGGCTGGCCGGCACCCAGCGGGTGTTGGCCCTGGCGGTGATGAACGACGGGTCGGCGTGGCTGGATACGGCCGAGGTGGCGGTTACTGCGGC is a window from the Desulfurellaceae bacterium genome containing:
- a CDS encoding SDR family oxidoreductase — protein: RSGITARAERASQSFDQALEASAANIPLKRVGDPQEMANVIVFLASEAASYVNGVSIQVDGGVVRGLL
- a CDS encoding DsbA family protein, with translation MRLQKIKQHYGDKVRIKWHPFALRPQYDSRPFQFRDSYAENAWKRASALAEPENLSYTMWPHEEFPRWSMPGLEAGVAAQHQGEGLFLNFHTQLFRSFFIDSKSLIDKDNLVAVARACGLDMTAFLRDIEDNTFQDQVRQQCVEAVDSHLVSAVPTVIMGGKRRQIGMVPEEAYWQDLAALGLER
- a CDS encoding site-specific DNA-methyltransferase — its product is MKKHYKTPLGTAYCADAINILSELKDDSVDLVVTSPPYALHFKKEYGNADQESYIDWISPFCEQIRRVLKPEGSFALNIGGAWTPGNPTRSLYHFRLLLHLCDNLGFKLCQEFFWYNPAKIPAPAEWVNVRRIRVKDSVEYIYWLGKTASPKACNKNVLQPYSKDMLRLIKRGVSATRRPSGHVIKKSFADHKGGSIPPNLIQCGNNESNSAYLHGLKAAGRKSHPARFPAELPRFFINFCTDPDALVLDPFAGSNTTGMVAEELGRQWMSVEKNEEYWEDSKLRFFSEEQSTDEKIKGGQTQLSLLEGGSSPGK
- a CDS encoding (2Fe-2S)-binding protein; this encodes MISLSVNGTEHRLEVSPDMRLLWVLRDILGLTGTKFGCGMSQCGSCTVHLDGEAARSCVIPVSVAAGKNITTIEGLSKDGSHPLQRAWVEHQVPQCGYCQTGMIMSAAALLAKNPKPTDADIDGSITNICRCGTYARIRAAIHTAAGKPASDTGASA
- a CDS encoding xanthine dehydrogenase family protein molybdopterin-binding subunit, which translates into the protein MKQLSRRAFLLRSAAVGGGLLLEVVLADRGAAETGQATVEQSPEVTAWILVHPDDTITIRVARVEMGQGSFTGLPMLVAEELACDWSKVRAEYASTSEHLRRGRIFHTMATGGSRSIRDSQEYLRQAGAAARMMLTEAAALHWGVPLSECVAENSLVSHPPTQRQLSFGVVAADAARLPIPADPPLKDPATWKRLGQPAARFDIPDKVTGTTAYAIDTRLPGMVYASIAQCPVFGGRLKSAQAEKIADMRGFIKVLPLEDAVVVVAKESWWNAHQALRALPIEWDFGDNATVSSASIMDFLREGLDLETAPVSRHQGDVDQAFASAAKTVEAEYYAPYLEHATMEPQNCTVLYTDARVDVWAPAQNSEATVAVTAETAEVPVDRIEVHKVDLGGGFGRRGLYIEFVRQAVMIAKTMPGTPVQLIWSREEDIQHGRYRPVALVRMRAALDAAGEPSAWYVRQAEQSIFSTVRPGLVRDGVDMVGVRTFADAPYAFPNVHMEYAMRNTHVPPGPWRAVAHTHNPFFRECFIDELAQAAGQDPYRFRRKLLAGAPKDLAILDAVAEAADWDTAPPQGVHRGIAVQDAYGSYTAAVIEVSVNDAGALHIDRVLVGIDCGYVANPDSVRAQLEGSVVYGLTAALYGEITIKDGRVEQSNFHDYQMMRIAEMPKVETILAPSGGFWGGAGEPGMSPLAPALCNAIFAATGKRIRSLPLKQHDVRWA